The following are from one region of the Silene latifolia isolate original U9 population chromosome 9, ASM4854445v1, whole genome shotgun sequence genome:
- the LOC141599104 gene encoding uncharacterized protein LOC141599104: MEKGLYMAAMKGDTGFLSEARVREIETGSWDEYLVSKTQRKNNIIHIATLHGRIDFIKFVLTLVNFSPLKLISQKNNDGNTPLHIASKKGNMGIVQLLVRYMAIGEPVQYQGEIEVAGGGGAAEARKRRPWAVANSEGNTALHEAIIHGRIEVAKYLVDHDEELAGFVNKRNETPLHLAVTHNANDDKQLVIETIELVNKQHGSLTYKGSKCPTNEESSNLIKQLLLRRNNASINIVDEGGMTPILKAAKQSNICAIQAIASEFPETAEMCDSDGQTILHLVKIKRYEDAKTLMKIPQIVCLKDQQDCFGNTPALVVVKDIIEQHNKSQMKCEFGMPKTALLDSSADFTIKKHQSKLDCDFGMLKALLDSSANFSIKNKEGLSAAALIQQQNIQLSDIKNAQLDEEIKTISKPNSSTIFQEEIIKFREAILKPDLGYLRERIDMLGNPLSDYVCLGGGNILHGILKARKNTNMVHKYNNIDDDDDDDNNNNTLLDFVAKVVEKFPILLCQGDLEGDTPLHIIVRDHKITQIFLDRIMHHFKKYQEELASDEEEFYYPPWKVKNAKGNTPLHEALLWWDSPTANEIASFLENMEDKSGFALVNYQNETPLHVLCRHIAVEQGKVKVCPELTETVLKAYTAAAYMRDKDGLTPLLRAAKSGKIKEVEIICEICPESAKLEDNKGSIFWHELNLSKSSRVEEKEAMRKLLVNNEPIKQLLNVRNNEGKTAVEVAVKVQNYHLLKALKPYPDSYKEVDKIVKDSDIDTQLVMSSIIFAKYLPRTLEQTLWNILKNVPEKSFFGVDQSEVSNYAQTLGVTAVLLATIAFTAAFTVPGGFRQEHQYLNSNKTSITFNIDTNGELDPRNITSDIIGTPVLLGSDLIPSLVRAAYWVFMVADIITMCLSTFVIYCLLWMMKSAKMKMVLIDLTIFILQICFYTIMIMFMMGVFATTIQVQPSLAYLAVIVCSVAMVLMNRCLFPVKAIFLLVAVCYEVVIEALVRWCKCRISACST; this comes from the exons ATGGAAAAAGGGTTATACATGGCGGCGATGAAGGGGGACACGGGCTTCCTGAGTGAAGCTCGTGTGAGAGAAATTGAGACCGGGTCTTGGGACGAGTACCTGGTCTCGAAAACTCAGAGAAAAAATAATATTATACACATAGCAACCCTTCACGGCCGCATTGACTTCATAAAATTTGTGTTGACTTTGGTCAACTTCTCGCCACTCAAATTAATCTCTCAAAAAAATAATGACGGTAATACCCCTCTACACATTGCCTCGAAGAAGGGCAATATGGGAATTGTCCAGCTTTTAGTTCGCTATATGGCTATAGGTGAGCCTGTACAGTATCAAGGAGAAATCGAGGTGGCAGGAGGTGGAGGAGCGGCTGAGGCGAGGAAGCGGCGGCCTTGGGCAGTCGCAAATTCAGAGGGCAACACGGCACTTCACGAGGCGATTATCCATGGTAGGATTGAGGTGGCTAAATATCTAGTTGATCATGATGAAGAGCTTGCTGGCTTTGTTAACAAACGTAATGAGACTCCTCTACATCTTGCTGTTACACACAATGCCAACG ATGACAAGCAATTGGTAATAGAGACCATAGAGCTAGTGAACAAGCAACATGGAAGTTTGACATACAAAGGAAGCAAATGTCCAACAAACGAAGAATCATCAAATTTGATAAAACAACTTCTTCTTCGTCGAAATAATGCGTCGATCAATATTGTTGACGAAGGAGGCATGACACCTATACTTAAAGCAGCAAAGCAGTCCAATATTTGTGCTATTCAAGCTATAGCAAGCGAATTTCCGGAAACTGCGGAAATGTGTGATTCCGACGGTCAAACAATACTACATTTGGTCAAAATCAAGAGATATGAGGATGCAAAAACCCTAATGAAAATCCCTCAAATTGTTTGTCTAAAGGATCAACAAGATTGCTTCGGAAATACTCCGGCATTGGTGGTCGTCAAGGATATTATTGAACAACATAATAAATCACAAATGAAATGTGAATTTGGAATGCCTAAGACGGCCTTGTTAGATTCTTCGGCGGACTTTACTATTAAAAAACATCAATCAAAACTGGATTGTGATTTTGGAATGCTTAAGGCCTTGTTAGATTCTTCGGCGAACTTTAGTATTAAAAATAAGGAGGGTCTTTCTGCTGCGGCTTTAATCCAACAACAGAATATTCAATTATCTGATATTAAAAATGCTCAG CTAGATGAGGAAATAAAGACAATCTCTAAACCAAATTCTTCAACAATATTTCAAGAAGAAATAATCAAGTTTAGGGAAGCCATACTAAAGCCAGATTTGGGTTACTTAAGAGAAAGGATCGACATGTTAGGAAATCCTTTGTCGGATTATGTTTGTCTTGGTGGAGGAAATATTCTTCATGGAATTTTAAAAGCTCGGAAAAATACAAACATGGTTCATAAGTAtaataacattgatgatgatgatgacgacgacaataataataatacactcCTAGATTTTGTAGCAAAGGTGGTGGAGAAATTTCCAATTCTTTTGTGTCAAGGTGACCTTGAAGGCGATACTCCTTTACACATAATTGTACGCGACCATAAAATAACACAGATatttttggatcgtattatgcatCATTTTAAAAAGTATCAAGAGGAATTAGCAAGTGATGAAGAAGAGTTTTATTATCCACCATGGAAAGTGAAAAATGCAAAAGGAAATACACCTCTACATGAAGCATTGTTATGGTGGGATTCTCCAACTGCTAATGAGATTGCTTCATTCTTGGAAAACATGGAGGATAAAAGTGGTTTTGCTCTTGTCAACTATCAAAATGAGACACCTCTTCATGTCTTATGTCGTCATATCG CGGTTGAACAAGGCAAAGTGAAGGTATGTCCGGAACTCACAGAGACGGTACTAAAAGCATATACAGCTGCTGCATACATGCGTGACAAAGACGGTCTAACACCTTTACTACGAGCAGCTAAATCTGGAAAAATCAAAGAAGTCGAAATTATCTGCGAAATTTGTCCTGAATCAGCTAAACTTGAAGACAACAAAGGCAGCATATTTTGGCACGAACTTAACTTATCAAAGTCGTCTCGTGTCGAAGAAAAAGAGGCAATGCGCAAACTACTCGTAAATAATGAGCCGATCAAACAGCTCTTGAATGTAAGGAATAATGAAGGAAAGACAGCAGTGGAAGTAGCAGTCAAAGTGCAAAACTATCACCTCTTAAAAGCTCTTAAGCCGTATCCTGATTCTTATAAGGAAGTTGATAAAATAGTTAAGGATAGTGACATTGACACTCAACTTGTAATGTCAtccatcatatttgcaaaatatcTTCCTCGTACG TTGGAACAAACCCTTTGGAATATATTAAAGAATGTACCTGAGAAGAGCTTTTTCGGAGTAGATCAATCAGAAGTAAGTAATTACGCCCAAACCCTTGGAGTAACAGCAGTACTTTTAGCAACCATTGCATTCACAGCAGCATTTACCGTACCAGGCGGATTTCGACAAGAACATCAATATCTTAATAGCAACAAAACATCAATTACATTCAATATTGACACGAATGGTGAACTCGATCCACGTAATATAACCTCAGATATAATCGGAACTCCGGTTCTCCTTGGCTCGGACTTAATACCCTCTTTAGTTCGAGCTGCATATTGGGTTTTTATGGTTGCAGACATCATAACAATGTGTTTATCCACATTTGTTATATATTGTCTTCTATGGATGATGAAAAGCGCTAAAATGAAGATGGTTTTGATCGACTTGACTATCTTTATCCTTCAAATTTGCTTTTACACAATTATGATCATGTTTATGATGGGTGTTTTCGCAACCACTATACAAGTCCAACCTTCGTTGGCTTATTTAGCGGTTATTGTATGTAGTGTCGCAATGGTACTCATGAATCGATGTTTGTTTCCCGTCAAAGCGATATTCCTTTTAGTCGCCGTGTGTTATGAGGTCGTGATTGAAGCTCTGGTGCGATGGTGTAAGTGTCGTATTTCAGCTTGCTCTACTTAA